The following proteins are co-located in the Manihot esculenta cultivar AM560-2 chromosome 7, M.esculenta_v8, whole genome shotgun sequence genome:
- the LOC110618516 gene encoding QWRF motif-containing protein 2: MVQGHPRTIASSIIRGATGPASPTKLWTPTASSPSRGISSPSRVRPMSSYPGSTPSILSFSVDLRRGKMGEDRIVDARMLRLLYNRYLQWRFVNARADASFLLHRLNAEKIFWNVWVTITELQHSVILKRIKLLLLRQKLKLTSIFKGQDRTRGTEEASSASSCRVSQRLPECCRFEVDREVSRADVMLL; this comes from the exons ATGGTACAGGGACATCCCAGAACTATTGCTTCTTCAATTATTAGGGGAGCCACGGGGCCTGCCTCGCCTACTAAGCTTTGGACACCTACGGCTTCGTCTCCATCACGAGGGATTTCTAGTCCTTCAAGGGTGAGACCCATGAGTAGTTATCCTGGTAGTACACCTTCAATTCTTAGTTTCTCAGTTGATTTAAGGAGAGGGAAGATGGGGGAGGATCGAATTGTTGATGCACGTATGTTGAGGCTTCTGTACAACCGTTACTTGCAATGGCGGTTTGTAAATGCAAGGGCAGATGCTTCCTTCTTGTTGCATAGACTAAATGCAGAG AAAATTTTTTGGAATGTATGGGTGACCATCACAGAACTACAGCACTCTGTCATTCTTAAAAGGATCAAGTTACTTTTGCTGAGACAAAAGTTAAAGCTAACTTCTATCTTCAAGGGACAA gatcggacccgagggaccgaggaggccagtagtgctagcagttgcagagtcagtcagcgtctgccagag tgttgcaggtttgaggttgatcgggaagtctcaagagcagATGTTATGCTTTTGTAA
- the LOC110618949 gene encoding probable disease resistance protein At1g61310 — MVLDIFISTFTGFIKEPIAEFFAVPIKRHISYPFTYKSNVEKLHHEAEELKNRTVKLQQSVEESTRQGDEIHESVSKWLSDAGKAIEEAEECSKGEKQAKKRCFVGLCPDLKTRYQLSKKADKKALAIHELANEGDLDSISFHPPLQQIVAPSIYASEGLNSRELFLEKVMDALLDPDLNMIGVYGLGGVGKTHLAEQVHRKALVGKRFDVVAKVAVGQTPELRRIQSEIADILGLKFDVEEIPGRANRLYERLKKEKKVLIILDDIWKKLDLNAVGIPFGDGFKGCKILLTSRGQDVLSREMGTQKEFKLDVLQDEEARSLFEITVAGAKDSKLPPIAAEIAKKCAGLPLLLLTVATDLRNRELCAWNDKLKQLSEFDNEEIYSKVQAVRKSRYDNL; from the coding sequence ATGGTTCTTGATATCTTTATCTCCACCTTCACTGGGTTCATTAAAGAACCCATCGCGGAATTTTTTGCTGTCCCAATCAAACGACATATCAGCTACCCTTTCACCTACAAGAGCAACGTTGAGAAACTCCATCATGAGGCTGAGGAATTGAAGAACAGAACAGTCAAGTTGCAGCAATCTGTTGAGGAGTCTACAAGGCAAGGGGATGAGATCCATGAAAGTGTCAGCAAGTGGCTGAGCGATGCAGGCAAAGCTATTGAAGAAGCTGAGGAATGTAGCAAAGGTGAAAAACAAGCGAAAAAGAGGTGTTTCGTTGGATTATGTCCTGATTTGAAGACACGCTACCAGCTTAGCAAGAAAGCAGATAAGAAAGCTCTGGCAATTCATGAGCTGGCGAATGAAGGCGACCTTGATTCAATTTCCTTCCATCCCCCTCTACAGCAGATAGTTGCCCCGTCAATATATGCTAGTGAGGGCTTGAATTCAAGAGAGTTGTTCTTGGAGAAAGTTATGGATGCACTATTGGATCCAGATCTTAATATGATCGGGGTGTATGGACTTGGAGGTGTGGGTAAGACCCACCTAGCAGAACAGGTCCACAGAAAAGCTCTGGTAGGGAAGCGATTCGACGTCGTCGCTAAGGTTGCTGTAGGTCAAACACCAGAACTCCGAAGAATTCAATCGGAGATCGCTGATATCCTGGGCTTGAAATTTGATGTGGAGGAAATACCTGGAAGAGCTAATCGGCTATACGAGAGgttgaagaaagagaagaaggtaCTTATAATTCTTGATGATATTTGGAAAAAACTTGATTTAAATGCAGTAGGAATTCCCTTTGGAGATGGTTTCAAAGGATGCAAAATACTTCTCACCTCAAGGGGACAAGATGTGTTATCTCGCGAGATGGGCACACAGAAAGAATTCAAGCTCGACGTTCTACAGGACGAAGAGGCTCGGAGTTTGTTTGAAATAACTGTAGCAGGTGCTAAAGATTCAAAATTGCCCCCTATCGCCGCAGAAATTGCTAAAAAATGTGCAGGATTGCCTCTGCTACTGCTCACAGTGGCGACAGACTTGAGAAATAGAGAGTTATGCGCGTGGAATGATAAGCTGAAACAGCTATCTGAGTTTGACAATGAAGAAATATATTCAAAAGTACAGGCAGTTCGGAAGTCAAGATACGACAATTtgtaa